DNA from Flexistipes sp.:
GCTACCAATCCCTCGGCGCCTATTAAATTTTCAATCAACCTGTTGCCTGTTTCCTTAATACTATATCCATAATTGCTTTTGCAAGGATTTTTCATACGATTATCCCCCTCTTTCTCAAGAAAAAGGGATAATCATCCCTTAAAAATTTATTCTGCGCAGACAGTTATACTCACCGAAATATTTTTATTTTTGTATAACCACGCACAAATACTATATTATAAAGTACAGTACTTTATAATACTTTCTCTGGATAAAGTATGTGAAGCTTTGAGCTTGGTTTGTAGATTGGCTTTACACGATTTAAATATCGTGAAAAATTTAATCCAAAAGAGAAAAATATCCGTTTTTGGACACACTAATATTATTTGATTTGATCTTAGAAGTAGAAGGTGTTACTTTAAAACAAGTTATGACATGTTTTGAAAGAGTCAAGAAGAAATTTATGGCAGCATAAATATTTACTCGGGAGGCAAGACTTCCCCATATTTTCTGCGCCATTTTTTTATACTTTCATACTCATTTTTTGTTACATATATTTTTTTCTTGCCATCGATTGATCCTATTATCTTTGTCACATTATAACATAATTCCCGTCTTTCAATCGCTTTGAAAAACTTGTTCATATCATAAAGATTTTGTTGCAGATAATACTTAGACAGAGACCCCTGCTGACACTTACTTATTAGGTACTTGTAATAAGCGTTTTTGTGATCGTAGTTTATGCTTTCCAGATCTGTAACTTCAAAATAATTCTTCTGTATAAATACAAAAAATTCTTTTATAAGCCGTCTTGCCTGCTCTACAGAAGATTTCGTTCCCTTCAGTTTACACTTTCTTTCAAACTCACTTTCCAATGTTTTTTTCATAATTATTTCCCCCTTTTATTCTTATGTATTTATTTGCCAAGATAATAACTGGTAATATCTACGCGATGATGACCCAATTCTTCGCTGATTTGTAGCCTAACCTCTAAATCTTTTTCCTTTTTAACGGGATTTTCCTCAAAAGCGTCACGTTTAACAGGCGGCTCATGTCCTGTGAGCTCTATATACCTTGTTTGTGCATAATGATGCCTTTCCCCGTGGAAGTTGTATTTTATACCTGTCTCTTCCCTGAAGTTTCTTATCACATTATATGAAAATGCTTTCCAGTCCTTATATCTGTAGTTATCAGGAATTAAAGAATTATTAAGCCGAAATTCTTTGCGGAATGCTCTTACTGAGTTTATTAATTCTTTCTGTTTCTCGAAAGCTCTTAATGTTCTTAACTGGCCACCTTTTGTTCCCCTCAGTATATCTATAGTACCGTTTTTATGCAGTTCTTTGCCAGTAAAGAGGGCCGATTCCTTAAATCTAAGCCCCAACTGTCTTTGCAGCTCAGTTTGGATTCGTAGAGCTTCATATTTTATATCACCAGTTGATAAATATTTATCTGTTAAAAATTCTGATAATTTTTGATGCGTATAATCAGTAATACTCTTATCGACATTATCAAATCTTGAGCCTCTGTTTAACCCATATTCTTTAGCTGAAATATTGAGATCGGTACGGTAATAATATGTAAAAATTGTGTTTAATGATGAAATAATATTTGTAGCGTGCCCCGCAGATATTTCATTGTTGTCCAACCTTTCCTGAATATAATTTGCAAAATCAGACATCTGTTCAGAATCAAGCTTTGCAAGATTTTTCAAACCGTATTCTTCCTTGGCAAAATCGGCTAACAAGCGAATAGCTTGTGCTGATTTTTGCATTGTTTCTTCATTCTTTGACTTTACAACTTCCATTGCCATGCGGAAACTTGCAGCTTTCCGTGATAAATCCTTTTCCCCGTTGAAATTACGCCTTGTTTTTGACATACTTCACCTCTCTCTTTAATTAATACGTAACAAATAAAAATTTGAGCTCATCAGCTCAAAAGAGATTTTCTTGTGTGAGTTTTTACAGATAATACGCTACAAGGAATGTATGTTAGCGAATCCTCCTGGTTTCAGGCACCAAGAAGCCTTGTATCATCTATATTAACTCACTTCTCCGATAGTGAGATTTAAAGGATTTAGACACAGTCATGAATGGCGTAGCAACCGACTGGCATTATATCGGGACACTTTGTAAGGCCTGATACAATGACATAACTGTGAATTTTATGTTTTTTATGTAGATAATGGCTTGCTTGTAAAACCCATGAATAAAGGCTTAGGCGTATCTTATATTTTTTACATTCACCTTTGGTAAGGTGAACGTAAAAAATATGTCTTTGTGTGATTTATTGTTATTGTGATTTACAGCTTTGCTGTTCATCAACTGTAGTTGATGAATTTTGATTTTTGATATAACTCCATGGTATGACTTTATCAGAATAGTAGAAACTATAATTAATTTATGGCACCGTTCGTATAAGTCAAGGGGAAATCCAATTTTGTTTATGATTGTTTTGATGATATCTTTATAATATGGTAACATAAGCTTATGTTTGTTGGTAATGATATTGATTATAGCGAGGTGAGAAAATGGATGATGCAAACCTAACCTTTGAAAGTTATGATAAGCTTGAATTAAAACCATTCGCTGAGAGATTAGAAAAATACATTAAAGTTGAACACCTATTTTTTGATGAAAGTCTTGTAATAAGTCTCAATGCTTCATTTGGTTCAGGAAAGACCACATTTCTTAAAATGTGGAAAAAGAGAATTGATAAAGAAGAAAGTTGTTTTGGTAATAAACCGACAGTAGTTAAAATTAATGCATGGAAAGATGATTATTGTGGGGATCCATTTATTTCTCTTGTTTCTTCATTAATCGAAGAATTTGGCGTTAACAGCAAGGAAGGTAACAAATTAAAGAAAGTAATAAAAAAAATTAGTTTAGGAATGGCCAATCAAGCTATTAAAAAACATACAGGAATGGATATATCAGAAGTGTTAAAATATCCTGAGGAACTTGCCTTGCCAAGTCCTTTTCAAGTCTATGAACAAAAGAAGAATGCCCTTGAGGAAATCAAAGAAATCATAAAAGAGTTTATATCTGAGGATAAGCTGAGTATTA
Protein-coding regions in this window:
- a CDS encoding integrase domain-containing protein, with the protein product MSKTRRNFNGEKDLSRKAASFRMAMEVVKSKNEETMQKSAQAIRLLADFAKEEYGLKNLAKLDSEQMSDFANYIQERLDNNEISAGHATNIISSLNTIFTYYYRTDLNISAKEYGLNRGSRFDNVDKSITDYTHQKLSEFLTDKYLSTGDIKYEALRIQTELQRQLGLRFKESALFTGKELHKNGTIDILRGTKGGQLRTLRAFEKQKELINSVRAFRKEFRLNNSLIPDNYRYKDWKAFSYNVIRNFREETGIKYNFHGERHHYAQTRYIELTGHEPPVKRDAFEENPVKKEKDLEVRLQISEELGHHRVDITSYYLGK